One Micromonospora sp. FIMYZ51 genomic window carries:
- a CDS encoding SDR family NAD(P)-dependent oxidoreductase, which produces MRVRWVPVDYASHSGGVGVVEGEVLRVLEGLSPVSGGGVVFVSSVVGQVVDMGVLDGGYWFANLRERVRFQEAVEVALGLGCGVFVEVGGHPVLGVGVSETAEVLGVDVVVLGSLRRGEGGWGRFVRSVAEGWVRGVEVDWSGVFPGARLVDLPTYAFQHERYWLPPGAGTADIATVGLERAAHPLLGAAVTLADGDGALLTGRISLRTQPWLADHAVAGSVLLPGTAFVELAVRAGDQLGLDEVEELTLQAPLILTEQDTVTLQVRVGTPDDTGRCTLSMHSRRGEESWTLHATGTLGRATPVSPTEAGEWLPPDAEELDVTTVYQELARYGYGYGPAFQGLQAAWRRDGEIFAEIELPDDQQALAERFAIHPALLDAALHPMFFAGSNEAGVHLPFAWSGVVVYATGATKVRVRLTPSGGDQLTLTITDESGQPVAAVRSLVLRPTPTGQLGGDQRATEAHDRLFGVDWVPVPPAEQPVRFAVVGADPFGLSATVPESDRFTEVAAIAENAPEIVVAGLPPVPGQDPAAAAHEATERALRLVQAWLAAERPAGTRLVLVTRGAVAVHASEDIRDLGNAAASGLITSAQSENPGRFLHVDIDDDAESLAVFPAVLTLDEQRVAIRSGAVTAPRLVRVSADDALIPPSEPGPWRLESTGGGTLENVAMVPCPDVLEPLGPGQVRLAVHAVGMNFRDVIVSLGMVAGQEGLGGEAAGVVLAVGDGVENVAVGDRVLGLCPRSFGPIAITDHRFLAPMPEGWSYQQAASIPITYLTAYYGLFDLGGLAAGQSVLVHAAAGGVGMAAVQLARHAGAEVYGTASVGKWQTLRDRHGLDEAHLGNSRTLEFEQHFLASTGGRGMDVVLDCLAGEFVDAGLRLLPRGGHFLEMGKTDKRDPDEVAADYPGVSYRAYDILDAGPDRLQEILRTVIDLFGQGVLELPPITTWDIRRAKHALRALSQARLVGKAVLTIPQPLDPAGTVLITGGTGTLGALLARHLVTKHGVRHLLLTSRRGPHTPQAHHLHTELTTLGAHVTITACDTTDRTALHTLLTNHHPTTVIHTAGILDDAPTTTLTTTQLHRVLQPKIDAATHLHELTKHHPLTTFILYSSASGLLGAAGQPNYAAANAYLDALAHHRRANGLPATSIAWGFWAERSAMTGHLEDADVQRMRRAGFEPIDNETGMALFDLATVVDRPLTVPVALNLAAVQSQASAVPPLLRGLVQGPGRRVIRASADTDQGSALRARLSRVPAAEGLRVLTELVCTNAAVVLGHTSAEAVTSTRPFKEVGFDSLTAIELRNRLNAATGLRLSATLIFDHPTPDALAAHLRAELVPAELSGVELALRALDSATGVLATIGPDDAERDRVTNRLQTLLASWVGTPSDVTGEDDLDSASDDDLFDLVDKGFGLV; this is translated from the coding sequence GTGCGGGTGCGGTGGGTGCCGGTGGATTATGCGTCGCATTCGGGTGGGGTGGGTGTGGTGGAGGGTGAGGTGTTGCGGGTGTTGGAGGGGTTGTCGCCGGTGTCGGGTGGTGGGGTGGTGTTTGTGTCGTCGGTGGTGGGTCAGGTGGTGGATATGGGGGTGTTGGATGGTGGTTATTGGTTTGCGAATTTGCGGGAGCGGGTGCGTTTTCAGGAGGCGGTGGAGGTGGCGTTGGGGTTGGGGTGTGGGGTGTTTGTGGAGGTGGGTGGGCATCCGGTGTTGGGGGTGGGGGTGTCGGAGACGGCGGAGGTGTTGGGGGTTGATGTGGTGGTGTTGGGGTCGTTGCGGCGGGGTGAGGGTGGGTGGGGTCGGTTTGTGCGGTCGGTGGCGGAGGGGTGGGTTCGTGGTGTGGAGGTGGACTGGTCGGGGGTGTTTCCTGGGGCGCGGTTGGTGGATTTACCCACCTACGCCTTCCAACACGAGCGCTACTGGCTGCCGCCCGGGGCCGGCACCGCAGACATCGCCACCGTCGGTCTGGAGCGGGCGGCACATCCGCTGCTCGGGGCCGCGGTCACGCTTGCCGACGGCGACGGCGCCCTGCTGACCGGACGGATTTCTCTGCGGACCCAGCCGTGGCTCGCCGACCACGCGGTCGCCGGCTCGGTGCTGTTGCCGGGCACCGCCTTCGTCGAGCTCGCCGTACGCGCCGGAGACCAGCTCGGGCTGGACGAGGTCGAGGAACTCACCTTGCAGGCCCCGCTGATCCTCACCGAGCAGGACACCGTCACGCTTCAGGTCCGCGTCGGAACCCCCGACGACACCGGGCGTTGCACCCTGAGCATGCACTCGCGGCGGGGCGAGGAGTCCTGGACCCTGCACGCTACCGGCACCCTCGGGCGCGCGACTCCCGTCAGCCCCACCGAAGCTGGTGAATGGCTCCCCCCGGACGCGGAAGAACTCGACGTCACCACCGTCTACCAGGAACTCGCCCGGTACGGCTACGGCTACGGGCCCGCGTTCCAGGGCCTTCAGGCGGCCTGGCGGCGCGACGGGGAGATCTTCGCCGAGATCGAGCTCCCCGACGACCAGCAGGCTTTGGCGGAACGTTTCGCGATCCACCCGGCCCTGCTGGATGCCGCCCTGCACCCCATGTTCTTCGCCGGCTCGAACGAGGCCGGCGTGCACCTCCCATTCGCCTGGTCCGGCGTTGTCGTGTACGCCACTGGCGCGACAAAGGTGCGCGTACGCCTGACGCCATCGGGCGGCGACCAGCTCACCCTGACGATCACCGACGAGTCGGGCCAGCCGGTCGCCGCCGTACGGTCGCTCGTGCTCCGCCCGACCCCGACCGGCCAGCTCGGTGGCGACCAGCGGGCCACGGAGGCGCACGACCGGCTGTTCGGCGTCGACTGGGTTCCCGTGCCGCCGGCGGAACAGCCGGTCCGCTTCGCGGTCGTGGGAGCCGACCCCTTCGGACTGTCCGCCACAGTGCCGGAGTCTGACCGGTTCACCGAGGTGGCCGCGATCGCCGAAAACGCTCCCGAGATCGTGGTGGCCGGTCTGCCACCGGTGCCCGGCCAGGATCCGGCGGCAGCGGCGCACGAGGCGACCGAGCGTGCGCTGAGACTGGTTCAGGCGTGGCTGGCCGCGGAACGTCCCGCCGGCACCCGCCTGGTGCTGGTCACCCGCGGCGCTGTCGCCGTGCACGCCAGCGAAGACATCCGGGACCTGGGCAACGCCGCCGCCTCGGGGCTCATCACCTCGGCGCAGAGCGAGAATCCCGGCCGTTTCCTGCACGTCGACATCGACGACGACGCCGAGTCACTTGCGGTGTTTCCGGCGGTGCTGACCCTCGACGAGCAGCGGGTGGCGATCCGGTCGGGTGCCGTCACCGCGCCCCGGCTCGTCCGCGTCAGCGCCGACGACGCCCTGATCCCGCCGTCGGAACCGGGTCCGTGGCGTCTGGAGAGCACCGGCGGCGGCACCTTGGAGAACGTCGCAATGGTGCCCTGCCCCGATGTCCTCGAACCGCTGGGACCGGGTCAGGTGCGGCTCGCCGTCCACGCCGTCGGCATGAACTTCCGCGACGTGATCGTCTCGCTCGGCATGGTCGCCGGGCAGGAGGGGCTTGGTGGCGAGGCGGCCGGTGTCGTGCTGGCGGTGGGTGACGGCGTCGAGAACGTCGCCGTCGGCGACCGGGTGCTTGGCCTCTGCCCGCGCTCGTTCGGGCCGATCGCGATCACGGACCACCGTTTCCTGGCACCGATGCCCGAGGGCTGGAGCTACCAGCAGGCGGCCTCGATTCCGATCACGTACCTCACCGCGTACTACGGACTCTTCGATCTCGGCGGTCTCGCCGCCGGGCAGTCGGTACTCGTGCACGCCGCCGCTGGCGGCGTGGGCATGGCGGCGGTCCAGCTGGCCCGCCACGCCGGCGCCGAGGTCTACGGCACGGCTAGCGTCGGCAAGTGGCAGACGCTGCGCGACCGGCACGGGCTCGACGAGGCGCACCTCGGCAACTCCCGGACCCTCGAGTTCGAACAGCACTTCCTGGCGTCCACCGGCGGGCGGGGTATGGACGTGGTCCTCGACTGCCTCGCGGGCGAGTTCGTCGACGCGGGACTGCGGCTGTTGCCTCGCGGCGGCCACTTTCTCGAGATGGGCAAGACCGACAAACGCGATCCCGACGAGGTCGCGGCCGACTACCCCGGGGTGAGCTACCGGGCGTACGACATCCTCGACGCCGGTCCCGACCGGCTACAGGAGATTCTGCGTACCGTCATCGACCTCTTCGGCCAGGGCGTGCTCGAACTGCCGCCGATCACGACCTGGGACATTCGCCGGGCGAAGCACGCGCTGCGGGCGCTCAGCCAGGCACGCCTGGTCGGCAAGGCGGTCCTCACCATCCCCCAGCCGCTCGACCCGGCGGGGACGGTGCTCATCACCGGCGGCACCGGCACCCTCGGCGCCCTCCTCGCCCGCCACCTCGTCACCAAACACGGCGTCCGCCACCTCCTCCTCACCAGCCGCCGAGGACCCCACACACCCCAAGCCCACCACCTCCACACCGAACTCACCACACTCGGCGCCCACGTCACCATCACCGCCTGCGACACCACCGACCGCACCGCCCTGCACACCCTCCTCACCAACCACCACCCCACCACCGTCATCCACACCGCCGGCATCCTCGACGACGCACCCACCACCACCCTCACCACCACCCAACTCCACCGCGTACTCCAACCCAAAATCGACGCCGCCACCCACCTCCACGAACTCACCAAACACCACCCACTCACCACCTTCATCCTCTACTCCAGCGCCTCCGGCCTCCTCGGCGCCGCCGGCCAACCCAACTACGCCGCCGCCAACGCCTACCTCGACGCCCTCGCCCACCACCGCCGCGCCAACGGCCTCCCCGCCACCTCCATCGCCTGGGGTTTCTGGGCCGAGCGCAGCGCCATGACGGGTCACCTCGAGGATGCGGACGTGCAGCGGATGCGACGCGCCGGCTTCGAGCCCATCGACAACGAGACCGGCATGGCGCTCTTCGACCTGGCCACGGTGGTCGACCGGCCGCTGACCGTGCCGGTCGCGCTGAACCTCGCGGCCGTGCAGAGCCAGGCGTCGGCAGTACCGCCGCTGCTGCGCGGGCTCGTGCAGGGACCGGGCCGGCGGGTCATTCGCGCCAGCGCCGACACCGATCAGGGCTCGGCGCTGCGCGCACGGCTGTCGCGGGTACCAGCCGCCGAGGGTCTGCGCGTGCTGACCGAACTGGTCTGCACCAACGCGGCCGTGGTGCTCGGGCACACCTCCGCCGAGGCGGTCACCTCGACCCGGCCATTCAAGGAGGTGGGCTTCGACTCGCTTACCGCGATCGAGCTCCGCAACCGGCTCAACGCCGCCACCGGGCTGCGGCTGTCGGCCACGCTCATCTTCGACCACCCCACGCCGGACGCGCTCGCGGCCCACCTGCGGGCCGAACTGGTCCCGGCGGAGCTTTCCGGCGTGGAACTCGCGCTGCGAGCCCTGGACAGCGCCACGGGCGTCCTCGCCACCATCGGGCCGGACGACGCGGAGCGCGATCGGGTGACCAACCGCCTGCAAACCCTGCTCGCAAGCTGGGTCGGCACGCCCTCGGACGTGACCGGCGAGGACGACCTCGACTCCGCAAGCGACGACGACCTGTTCGACCTGGTCGACAAGGGCTTCGGCCTCGTCTGA